In one Rutidosis leptorrhynchoides isolate AG116_Rl617_1_P2 chromosome 8, CSIRO_AGI_Rlap_v1, whole genome shotgun sequence genomic region, the following are encoded:
- the LOC139863322 gene encoding uncharacterized protein, giving the protein MEQEDIDNHTLYDIELLLRNQGSTLKKFPGMPYPSSEYVIDTTNRFIHDELWYDRKALKLEHDNLFSSLNPEQKGVYEVIVSAVEHDDGGVFFLYGYGGTGKTFLWKTLSTTIRSKGKIVLNVASSGIASLLLSGGRTAHSRFVIPINITEDSFCSINVNSQLADLLRLASLIIWDEAPMIHKHCFEALDRTMRDIMRQKTPESEQKVFGGKVVVFGGDFRQILPVVPKGSRQDIVNVSLNSL; this is encoded by the coding sequence ATGGAGCAAGAGGATATTGACAATCATACGTTGTATGATATTGAACTACTTTTGCGTAATCAAGGTAGTACATTGAAAAAATTTCCAGGAATGCCATATCCATCCAGTGAGTATGTTATAGATACTACGAATAGATTTATTCATGATGAACTTTGGTATGATCGTAAAGCTTTGAAATTAGAACATGACAATCTATTTAGTAGTTTGAATCCGGAGCAAAAAGGTGTGTACGAAGTAATTGTGTCTGCTGTTGAACATGATGATGGAGGTGTTTTCTTTCTTTACGGGTATGGTGGGACTGGCAAGACCTTTTTATGGAAAACATTGTCTACAACAATTAGATCTAAAGGAAAAATTGTTTTAAATGTTGCTTCAAGTGGAATTGCCTCACTTTTGCTAAGTGGTGGCAGAACTGCGCATTCTCGATTTGTGATTCCCATTAATATTACGGAAGATTCATTTTGTTCTATTAATGTCAACAGTCAACTTGCAGATTTGTTGAGGTTAGCTTCTTTAATAATCTGGGATGAAGCGCCGATGATACACAAACACTGTTTTGAAGCTCTTGACAGGACTATGCGAGATATTATGCGACAAAAAACACCCGAGAGTGAGCAAAAAGTGTTTGGAGGTAAAGTTGTGGTTTTTGGAGGAGATTTTAGACAAATTCTACCAGTTGTTCCAAAAGGAAGTAGACAAGACATAGTGAATGTATCATTGAACTCTTTGTAG